The following coding sequences lie in one Haladaptatus sp. DJG-WS-42 genomic window:
- a CDS encoding alkaline phosphatase family protein: MIHELSKTIEEWFSFEPLDGLENTKERLQEKSGGINYIPTNYPIPESKRALNVLIGDLDTTRALPMPSNVKELQETIFAAVEFIIKKDGSGNVVFFCPSPLVQKIDSCRGTRFFQPESFEIDDPNHVRRQVYKKLTGDHVQHLPTRLPDFLLQAYLNHALDNIPSLSVFETTEIGDTWDMYVSYQSFSDERDEFREFYLDVLDVRSVERFENLPEKAQRQVYEYGICRRYGTEYGDETGQFVTRWRALDGEVKTLFRDLARERLLKGRLFNNELLELAGHGGREFIEQVQRGYQSLFDSEKRINQRSPEDAADALIQYFGLLYQDASKEEIRSLLLSVRDKLVMEADRIGDRPPTGREEAFNQVDSILECVSEVQLISSSPIIEEEFHSKDWVSPLEELYEVARASGQGSRLESTSIPAIAEARRRVEYRRAAEAEADRIQQMDASLDTAPEFFSQWAKFITTNIDGESGTDAYHQAMVDKYDELSDALVEEYPSLVDNPDRNHISELIDDESEDLQIVVIIDSLGFMDFALMEQWDIYSPSVDVEPLYSNIPSYTPSAMATILTGLPAERTGIYNWTVKNEDQALNLKNRVSLDKLDFIGEESNLSYKLIQNNKFNDSGITRFARKVANIKLTEDFQREGNLEEINEEIENKLESHLKERKELLTGNADAPSEHLEKRIEALNDTFVVYIEDFDSLLHKNLAEFEFENYYRSLGSFLDELVSTVGELISEYSHDESPKLVIGGDHGKITRQERDLVLDVRNQERFTQSSLSDRVDVLHAHKLNLGEARFDDGEDSILLGIGDFSDVTLVKRARDFGPDSCESASDSEVLRAIQSEPFVVSGSKYLFAWQPAPAPIDVFQFGYDTYLPAGNSIFDNPTIGLLSRYVSKNVPKAHAYHGGTSISEMTSAKLTFHDKDI, encoded by the coding sequence ATGATTCACGAGTTATCAAAAACTATTGAGGAATGGTTCTCCTTTGAACCTCTGGATGGTTTGGAGAACACCAAAGAGAGACTTCAGGAAAAGTCTGGAGGTATCAACTATATTCCAACCAATTATCCTATCCCAGAGAGTAAGCGAGCACTCAACGTATTAATCGGCGACTTGGATACTACACGCGCATTACCGATGCCGTCTAATGTAAAGGAACTACAAGAGACGATCTTTGCTGCCGTGGAGTTCATCATAAAAAAAGACGGTTCTGGGAATGTTGTTTTCTTCTGTCCATCACCACTTGTGCAAAAAATAGACTCTTGCCGTGGAACACGCTTTTTTCAGCCGGAGAGTTTCGAAATAGACGATCCTAACCATGTTAGAAGACAAGTTTACAAAAAACTGACTGGAGATCATGTCCAACATCTCCCCACTCGGTTGCCGGATTTCCTTCTTCAAGCGTATTTGAATCATGCGCTGGACAATATCCCTAGTCTCTCCGTATTCGAGACGACAGAGATCGGTGACACATGGGATATGTACGTTTCATATCAATCATTTAGCGACGAGAGAGATGAATTCCGTGAGTTCTATCTGGACGTGCTTGACGTCCGGTCAGTAGAACGATTTGAGAACCTTCCCGAGAAGGCACAGAGGCAGGTATACGAGTATGGAATATGTCGACGTTATGGCACCGAGTACGGTGACGAGACTGGGCAGTTTGTAACACGATGGAGAGCATTAGATGGTGAGGTTAAGACACTGTTCCGAGATCTTGCTCGCGAGAGACTTCTCAAAGGCCGTCTGTTCAACAACGAGTTACTTGAGCTAGCAGGTCACGGGGGGCGAGAGTTCATCGAACAGGTTCAAAGAGGTTATCAGAGTCTATTCGACTCCGAAAAGCGAATCAACCAGCGGAGTCCGGAGGACGCTGCTGATGCACTTATACAATATTTCGGGCTGTTATACCAAGATGCCTCCAAGGAAGAAATCAGATCGCTTCTACTTTCTGTGCGTGATAAGTTGGTAATGGAAGCGGATCGAATTGGAGATCGACCGCCTACAGGGCGAGAAGAAGCATTCAATCAGGTGGATTCTATCCTGGAGTGTGTCAGTGAGGTACAACTCATCAGTAGCTCACCAATTATCGAAGAAGAGTTCCATTCCAAGGATTGGGTTTCCCCATTGGAGGAGTTATACGAAGTGGCCCGTGCAAGTGGTCAGGGTAGCAGATTAGAGTCTACTTCTATTCCGGCCATTGCGGAGGCCCGTCGAAGAGTGGAATATCGGCGTGCAGCTGAAGCTGAGGCAGACAGGATTCAGCAGATGGACGCTTCACTGGATACTGCTCCAGAATTCTTCAGTCAGTGGGCCAAGTTTATCACAACTAATATAGATGGCGAATCGGGGACCGATGCGTACCATCAAGCGATGGTAGATAAGTACGACGAGCTCTCCGATGCCCTTGTGGAGGAGTACCCCAGTCTTGTTGACAATCCCGACCGAAATCATATCTCTGAACTTATTGACGACGAAAGTGAGGATCTGCAAATAGTTGTCATCATTGACAGTCTTGGGTTCATGGACTTCGCTCTGATGGAACAGTGGGATATCTATTCTCCATCTGTTGATGTCGAGCCACTATACTCGAATATACCATCCTATACTCCGTCAGCAATGGCGACGATTCTAACAGGGCTCCCAGCTGAACGAACAGGAATCTACAACTGGACAGTGAAAAATGAAGATCAGGCCCTTAATCTAAAAAACAGGGTTAGTCTCGACAAGCTTGATTTCATTGGCGAAGAATCGAATTTATCCTATAAATTAATTCAAAACAATAAATTCAACGACTCTGGCATAACTCGCTTCGCTCGAAAGGTTGCTAATATTAAGCTGACGGAAGACTTCCAAAGAGAAGGTAACCTCGAAGAAATCAATGAAGAGATTGAGAATAAGCTAGAGTCCCACCTCAAAGAACGGAAAGAACTACTCACAGGAAATGCAGATGCTCCGTCAGAACATCTCGAAAAACGGATTGAAGCACTCAACGATACCTTCGTAGTCTATATCGAAGACTTCGATTCACTATTGCACAAAAACTTGGCAGAGTTCGAATTCGAGAACTATTATCGATCATTAGGGAGTTTCCTCGACGAATTAGTCTCGACTGTTGGGGAATTGATTTCAGAATACAGTCACGATGAGTCCCCGAAATTAGTTATAGGGGGAGATCATGGAAAAATCACCCGACAAGAAAGAGATCTCGTATTGGATGTACGCAATCAGGAGAGGTTCACCCAGAGTAGCTTGAGTGACAGAGTGGATGTATTGCACGCACATAAATTGAACCTGGGAGAGGCCCGATTCGATGATGGAGAGGATTCAATTCTCCTAGGGATTGGGGACTTCAGCGATGTGACTCTCGTCAAGCGAGCACGGGATTTCGGACCAGACTCTTGTGAATCGGCTTCTGATTCAGAGGTACTCAGAGCTATCCAGTCTGAGCCATTTGTTGTGTCCGGTTCGAAGTATCTGTTCGCATGGCAACCAGCACCGGCTCCAATAGACGTATTTCAGTTTGGATATGATACATATCTGCCAGCAGGCAATAGCATCTTTGACAACCCAACTATCGGCCTGTTATCTCGTTATGTGTCTAAGAATGTACCAAAGGCACATGCTTATCACGGTGGTACCTCAATCAGTGAGATGACATCTGCTAAACTGACATTCCATGACAAGGACATATAA
- a CDS encoding DUF5591 domain-containing protein: MRGFRVNHRGEDGYGRRGQLHVRRGPVETPALFPVINLIGGSTLASGSGWRHFRDNILHTEELQGTMFQAMSFLDYGVTANTLRRWRQRTFEEHLQNWDEWDKSKHINSPIFIDSGGYRLMNSDTFGEAPTEGGAENEWGIYTNPDSVLKLQVDFGGDIFATLDYPIPPDLKEDEQDERMERSIESAVRCLKLIDDPDKIEILEDGDEKTVERLKNRKAADEEPAVFVAIHGHDHETIHWYVSEFLERAKEEGVSDQFHGFAIGSLVPLRSKIDVLVDIVQGATEAIGDRDDIALHVFGIGGKQASLLSLLGVDTFDCSSHMQSARFKKYLVPETWDNVKLKDIDNYLTSGGWPCNVPECPLCSNSTELIPDEFMSYVDSEDGISPQKFKELIYREATYGQDGFTKGWLYGLLARHNFSVYNREMQRVRNAIDENWLLDYVIQWARKDDQIERGLKRAQLRNPELEAELKSREAYDLLLGSEIATDQVKLSEFGADFPEVESNRISLKHTPRDFNIANKDYDPHRDDSSNKDILLIIPCSQRKPYSESRTHKAVLNRLEPVRDRIHKVTISGMYGPVPETEETADAVLEYEYVLAKQDTEQIELVTERLVDYLRTHGDSFDTIVSYAVSKQYRQVIEKAFSEYGRGSVFPTDPEMLGFKQHYKRENIRELQEFLSVPEQELI; the protein is encoded by the coding sequence ATGCGAGGCTTCCGAGTAAATCACCGAGGTGAAGACGGGTATGGGCGCCGAGGCCAACTCCACGTTCGGAGAGGACCTGTAGAGACACCCGCACTCTTCCCCGTGATAAACCTCATCGGAGGCAGCACCCTTGCGTCAGGTAGCGGATGGCGACATTTTAGAGATAACATCCTCCACACCGAAGAACTCCAAGGAACGATGTTTCAGGCTATGAGTTTCTTGGACTATGGTGTCACGGCCAACACACTTCGTCGGTGGCGGCAGCGCACATTTGAGGAGCATCTTCAAAACTGGGATGAGTGGGATAAATCTAAACATATCAATTCTCCCATTTTTATCGACTCGGGTGGCTACCGCCTGATGAATTCGGATACGTTCGGTGAAGCGCCTACAGAGGGTGGTGCTGAGAATGAATGGGGAATTTATACCAATCCGGATAGTGTCCTGAAATTGCAAGTAGATTTTGGCGGGGACATTTTTGCGACATTAGACTACCCTATTCCCCCAGATCTTAAAGAAGATGAGCAAGATGAGCGGATGGAACGCAGCATTGAGAGCGCTGTTCGTTGTTTAAAACTAATAGATGACCCTGACAAGATCGAAATTCTGGAAGATGGGGATGAGAAAACCGTTGAGCGCTTGAAAAATAGAAAAGCAGCTGACGAAGAACCAGCCGTCTTTGTCGCGATCCATGGCCACGATCATGAGACGATTCATTGGTATGTTTCTGAGTTCTTAGAACGAGCAAAAGAAGAGGGAGTAAGTGACCAGTTCCACGGCTTTGCTATCGGCTCGTTGGTTCCGCTACGTTCGAAGATTGATGTTCTAGTCGATATCGTCCAGGGTGCCACCGAAGCGATCGGAGACCGAGACGATATCGCACTTCACGTATTCGGTATTGGAGGCAAGCAGGCATCCCTATTGTCATTACTTGGGGTTGACACATTTGATTGCTCCAGCCATATGCAATCTGCTCGCTTCAAAAAATACCTCGTACCGGAAACGTGGGACAACGTAAAACTCAAAGATATTGACAACTATCTGACTAGTGGTGGATGGCCCTGTAACGTACCAGAATGCCCGTTGTGTAGTAATTCGACAGAATTGATCCCAGATGAGTTCATGAGTTATGTCGATTCTGAGGATGGGATATCTCCTCAGAAATTTAAGGAACTGATATACAGAGAAGCGACGTATGGTCAAGATGGGTTCACAAAGGGATGGCTGTACGGCTTGCTTGCCCGTCACAACTTTTCGGTATATAATCGAGAGATGCAGCGTGTGCGGAACGCAATTGATGAGAATTGGTTGCTCGACTATGTCATTCAGTGGGCTCGCAAAGACGATCAAATTGAGCGTGGACTAAAGCGAGCTCAACTTAGGAATCCAGAACTTGAAGCAGAGCTGAAATCACGCGAGGCATATGACCTACTTTTAGGCTCTGAAATTGCAACCGACCAAGTGAAACTCTCTGAGTTCGGTGCCGATTTCCCTGAGGTGGAATCTAACCGGATCTCGCTGAAACATACTCCACGAGATTTCAATATTGCGAACAAGGACTACGATCCACATCGTGACGATAGTTCTAATAAAGACATTCTACTGATTATTCCATGTAGCCAGCGAAAGCCCTACTCTGAATCTCGTACACACAAAGCTGTGCTCAACAGACTGGAGCCAGTGAGAGATCGAATCCATAAAGTTACAATCTCTGGTATGTATGGCCCAGTTCCAGAGACAGAGGAAACAGCAGACGCTGTGCTGGAATACGAATATGTTCTGGCCAAACAAGATACAGAACAAATTGAACTCGTGACAGAACGCCTGGTTGATTACCTGCGAACTCACGGTGATTCATTCGACACCATTGTCAGCTATGCTGTGAGTAAGCAGTACCGGCAAGTCATCGAGAAAGCGTTCAGTGAATACGGACGAGGAAGTGTATTCCCAACGGATCCTGAAATGTTAGGATTCAAACAGCATTACAAGCGAGAGAATATACGTGAGTTACAAGAATTCCTAAGCGTTCCTGAGCAAGAATTGATTTAA
- a CDS encoding DUF6884 domain-containing protein, protein MSTLLVQSCSKSKNSPGRAVPAMELYSGYYYKIIKKARREGDLRSDIDICILSAKYGLIDANAEITEYDQKMNRVQALDLQEDVETTLIKKLKENNYKKVVINAGEDYRVALKRFIQNSDIEVEVLHGQLGERGSVLKKMIRESQNT, encoded by the coding sequence ATGTCGACTCTGCTGGTTCAGTCCTGCTCTAAATCAAAGAATTCACCAGGGAGAGCGGTTCCTGCGATGGAATTGTATTCTGGATATTACTACAAAATTATCAAAAAAGCGAGAAGAGAAGGGGATCTTAGATCGGATATTGACATCTGTATCCTCTCCGCAAAATATGGACTAATTGATGCAAACGCAGAGATTACAGAGTACGATCAGAAGATGAATCGGGTGCAGGCTCTCGATTTGCAGGAGGATGTCGAAACAACCCTAATCAAGAAATTGAAAGAGAATAATTATAAAAAAGTCGTCATTAATGCAGGTGAAGATTATCGAGTTGCACTTAAAAGATTCATTCAGAATTCTGATATTGAAGTCGAGGTATTACACGGTCAGCTCGGAGAACGTGGAAGCGTTCTGAAAAAGATGATTCGTGAATCACAGAACACATAA
- a CDS encoding tRNA-guanine transglycosylase, whose amino-acid sequence MPDLTQRSKYADFSITSTAGEARTGELVVGEKKFETPMLFPVINFYGGGRKGSLFGGSTHRTVKELINGDDCVGGVSCSEYFPGSMLSVGSLTDYGISESLLKTYLEKPISERPEFSGFEGLLFVDSGGFKNLSQGGLDGSDFQMELNQHRVFDMQRQLGGDILVNLDLPITEDDTYEERIEKAKTTAENAVEFARHTQSYPCAAYLSVHGYDYSMIDTFFEQVESVFGSLDLTEIFDGIALGSLVPKKDNKSTLIEAISGCKQVMAERGFENHPLHVLGISGKSMPLLVGLGVDSFDSSSYIQAAINGKYYTSFLETERVDDVDLTKCDCPVCSSPLLRERMKGNAEYRKDQMGPVAVHNMIIQQKELSRMRKLIQSGPEAFVDYLGNELGRHRSVGRYAHDVVNKSFGGYDGI is encoded by the coding sequence ATGCCAGATTTAACTCAACGCAGCAAGTATGCTGACTTTTCCATAACGTCGACTGCTGGAGAAGCACGCACTGGAGAGTTAGTAGTAGGTGAGAAAAAATTTGAAACACCCATGCTCTTCCCTGTCATCAATTTCTATGGTGGTGGGAGAAAAGGGAGCCTATTTGGAGGAAGCACCCACAGAACAGTAAAAGAGCTTATTAATGGGGATGACTGCGTCGGCGGCGTTTCTTGCAGCGAATATTTCCCGGGCTCTATGCTTTCAGTTGGGTCGCTAACTGACTATGGAATCAGCGAATCTTTACTGAAGACGTATCTGGAGAAACCAATTAGCGAAAGACCGGAATTCTCTGGATTTGAGGGATTGTTATTCGTCGACTCTGGTGGGTTCAAAAATCTCTCACAAGGCGGTTTAGACGGCTCTGATTTTCAGATGGAACTCAACCAACACCGCGTGTTCGACATGCAACGTCAGCTTGGTGGTGACATCCTCGTCAACCTCGACCTCCCGATTACCGAGGATGACACGTATGAAGAACGCATCGAGAAAGCAAAAACAACAGCAGAAAATGCAGTTGAATTTGCTCGGCACACTCAATCATACCCATGTGCTGCGTATCTTTCTGTCCATGGCTATGATTATTCGATGATCGATACCTTCTTTGAGCAAGTCGAATCCGTGTTTGGTTCTCTCGATTTGACTGAGATATTTGATGGAATTGCCTTGGGAAGCCTTGTACCAAAAAAGGACAACAAGTCTACTCTCATCGAAGCGATTTCTGGTTGTAAGCAGGTGATGGCTGAACGAGGCTTTGAGAATCATCCATTACACGTGCTAGGGATCTCCGGGAAATCGATGCCACTGTTAGTTGGGCTGGGCGTAGATAGCTTTGATTCGTCATCCTACATTCAAGCCGCGATCAATGGAAAATACTACACGTCTTTCTTGGAGACTGAACGCGTTGATGACGTTGATTTGACTAAGTGCGACTGCCCAGTCTGCTCTTCACCCCTTCTTCGGGAACGGATGAAAGGGAACGCCGAGTATCGAAAGGACCAGATGGGCCCTGTTGCTGTCCATAATATGATTATCCAGCAAAAGGAGTTGTCGAGAATGCGCAAACTGATTCAGAGCGGTCCGGAAGCCTTCGTGGATTATCTTGGAAACGAACTCGGACGTCACCGGTCAGTCGGACGATATGCCCACGATGTTGTTAACAAATCATTCGGAGGATACGATGGAATATAA
- a CDS encoding ATP-binding protein, with the protein MEYKPKVNEINEFLEIASDFEDPLELIRESLSNSYDAGATDVLIRIRTGATGSDITIEDDGEGMSQRDLESFFDLGNSRKTDGIGYKGHGTKIFYKSDGIKVNTSKNKKTLHAEMEQPWEKLNNRELPTYSVTEHDAPAERSGTQIKIQGFKSGEGFSPESLTYNKIHNYLKWKTIAGSTGHFFEDDSREMNITVDLDSGIDDTMDELQTTNHFEFPREQLRPGTGDFPEERMCKHYGPIELEVPFDGGHTTLEIVGMVGGKAARNELPTYGRHSTQFGIWLAKDHIKIERLNEAISHDNEFIHFLFVANCQDIELSANRGKIRNKASKVYQTIEEELNHYLSKVARDPWFKEYLEIRKRASISRQAQTHSESVSQRKERIHSRNSFEPTNVAEVLLGLQHSNRFESNNTVTIEDYQPAEEVEAIVRIGDDLLGSSLQQAVVDFFDSGTPLGSTEQIIAWELGDLDKLREIERKGYLDAEIECDFDKPEVRYMRNGKTEHIDILLVKPRFHRTDQLAQTLAE; encoded by the coding sequence ATGGAATATAAACCAAAAGTCAACGAAATCAACGAATTCCTGGAAATTGCAAGCGACTTTGAGGATCCGTTAGAACTAATCAGAGAGTCACTATCCAACTCTTACGATGCCGGTGCAACTGATGTGTTAATCCGGATTCGAACTGGAGCAACTGGATCTGACATTACTATCGAAGATGATGGCGAAGGCATGAGTCAGCGAGACTTGGAGTCTTTCTTCGACTTAGGTAACTCCAGAAAGACAGATGGGATCGGGTACAAAGGCCACGGGACCAAAATATTCTACAAAAGCGATGGAATTAAAGTAAATACTAGCAAGAACAAAAAAACGCTTCATGCGGAGATGGAGCAACCTTGGGAGAAGCTCAATAACCGTGAGTTACCAACCTATTCGGTCACTGAACACGATGCCCCAGCGGAGCGGTCTGGAACACAAATAAAGATTCAAGGGTTCAAGTCTGGGGAAGGGTTTAGCCCTGAATCACTCACCTACAACAAAATCCACAACTATCTGAAGTGGAAGACGATTGCGGGCTCAACTGGTCACTTCTTCGAAGACGATTCACGAGAAATGAACATCACCGTCGATCTCGATTCTGGGATCGATGACACAATGGATGAGCTTCAAACGACGAATCACTTTGAGTTCCCCCGTGAGCAATTGCGCCCTGGCACAGGTGACTTCCCAGAGGAGCGAATGTGCAAGCACTATGGCCCAATAGAGCTCGAAGTTCCCTTCGATGGTGGTCATACTACATTAGAGATCGTCGGAATGGTTGGCGGGAAGGCGGCTCGAAATGAGTTGCCAACATACGGTCGACACTCAACGCAGTTCGGTATCTGGCTTGCAAAAGATCATATCAAAATTGAGCGGCTCAACGAAGCGATCTCTCACGATAACGAATTCATTCATTTCTTATTCGTTGCAAATTGCCAAGATATCGAACTCTCAGCGAACCGAGGGAAGATTCGAAATAAGGCGAGCAAAGTTTACCAGACAATAGAAGAAGAGCTCAACCATTACCTCTCAAAAGTTGCTCGCGACCCATGGTTCAAGGAGTATCTGGAAATTCGAAAGCGAGCCAGCATTTCTCGACAGGCGCAGACGCATTCAGAATCGGTTTCTCAGAGAAAGGAACGGATTCACTCTCGTAATTCATTTGAGCCCACAAACGTGGCTGAGGTCCTTTTAGGACTCCAGCATTCGAACCGCTTTGAATCAAACAACACGGTTACGATCGAAGACTACCAGCCAGCAGAAGAGGTTGAGGCAATCGTTCGTATTGGAGATGACCTCTTGGGTTCCTCACTGCAACAAGCGGTCGTGGATTTCTTCGACTCTGGAACTCCCCTGGGCTCTACTGAACAAATCATCGCATGGGAACTCGGGGACCTTGATAAGTTGCGTGAGATTGAACGAAAAGGTTACTTAGACGCTGAAATTGAATGTGACTTCGACAAGCCTGAAGTTCGATATATGCGCAACGGAAAAACCGAGCACATCGATATCCTGCTCGTTAAACCTCGGTTCCACAGAACAGATCAATTGGCCCAGACACTGGCTGAATGA
- a CDS encoding site-specific integrase, with translation MTLEPIAPERALELYLDHRRNEVAVQTLQSHRSRLRYFVGWCHDQNIENLNNLTGRTLYEYRIWRRNDGDLSKVSEKTQMVTIRVFIKFLESIDAVDPDLHTKVQLPILSASDAVRTEMLDAERAEQVLTYLEMYRYASVRHVILTLAWRTAMRRGAMYALDVHDYDSEEQYIQTVHRKDTGIPLNNQESGERYVALSDEMCELLDDWLADQRPDVTDDAGREPLLASKQGRLHHSTIQHIIYEVTRPCFYTDGCPHDRDVETCEATNRNSVSRCPSSRSPHVRRGAITYWLSEDVPERVVSDRANVSPDVIEKHYDQRGERDKMEQRRGFLDNI, from the coding sequence ATGACACTCGAACCAATCGCACCCGAGCGCGCACTCGAACTGTATCTCGACCATCGCCGGAACGAAGTCGCCGTCCAGACCCTGCAGTCACACCGCTCCCGACTTCGGTACTTCGTTGGATGGTGTCACGACCAGAACATCGAGAACCTGAACAATCTCACCGGACGGACGCTCTACGAGTACCGCATCTGGCGGAGAAACGACGGAGATCTGTCCAAAGTCTCCGAGAAGACCCAGATGGTCACCATCCGCGTGTTTATCAAGTTCCTCGAATCCATCGATGCAGTCGACCCCGACCTCCACACGAAGGTCCAACTGCCAATCCTCTCGGCGAGCGACGCCGTGCGAACCGAGATGCTCGACGCCGAGCGAGCCGAGCAAGTACTCACGTATCTTGAGATGTACCGATACGCCTCGGTCCGGCACGTCATCCTGACACTTGCGTGGCGGACAGCGATGCGCCGCGGGGCGATGTACGCACTCGACGTTCACGACTACGACTCGGAGGAGCAGTACATCCAGACTGTCCACCGGAAGGACACGGGAATTCCCCTGAACAACCAGGAGTCAGGGGAGCGTTACGTCGCGCTTTCGGACGAGATGTGTGAGTTGCTGGATGACTGGCTGGCCGACCAGCGTCCCGACGTAACCGACGATGCCGGACGAGAGCCACTGCTGGCATCGAAGCAAGGGCGACTCCACCACAGTACCATTCAACACATCATCTACGAGGTGACCCGTCCGTGCTTCTACACCGATGGATGTCCGCACGACAGAGACGTCGAGACGTGTGAGGCGACGAATCGTAATTCAGTGTCTCGGTGTCCATCAAGCCGCTCACCACACGTGCGGCGCGGCGCGATTACGTACTGGCTGTCCGAAGATGTACCAGAGCGCGTGGTCAGCGACCGGGCGAATGTGAGTCCAGACGTGATTGAGAAGCATTACGATCAGCGAGGAGAGCGCGATAAGATGGAACAACGGAGGGGATTTCTCGACAACATCTGA
- a CDS encoding helix-turn-helix domain-containing protein, with product MAEKSTEQLEYECAGLLKEFGFTEYEAYTFVYLLRLGQGTAKDIAAVDSVPRTRVYDAVDVLHEAGLVDIQYTTPRKFTAVSRETALRKLELQRENTISELSELFDQLTPADHRSEEFGVWTVSGHDAVASRIFEFIDNAEDELVYMTVDSLLTDKHIDQLRAAEARGVDIYLAGISEPVQARLQDEIPTAELFETLWAWAEMGAGSLLFTDKQTALVSVLVDGDSTAEPDETAIWGTGARNSLVVVLRAIFTWRLGDELRPSGEG from the coding sequence ATGGCAGAAAAGTCAACTGAACAACTCGAATACGAATGTGCGGGTCTGCTCAAAGAATTTGGCTTTACTGAGTACGAAGCGTACACGTTTGTCTACCTGCTCCGGCTTGGACAGGGGACGGCAAAGGACATCGCAGCGGTGGATAGTGTGCCCCGCACCCGCGTCTACGATGCGGTTGATGTCCTCCACGAGGCCGGACTGGTCGATATCCAGTACACAACACCCCGGAAATTCACGGCCGTGTCACGGGAAACGGCACTCCGCAAACTCGAACTCCAGCGCGAGAACACCATCTCGGAGTTGAGCGAGCTGTTCGACCAACTCACACCTGCTGACCACCGTTCCGAAGAGTTTGGCGTCTGGACGGTCTCGGGTCACGACGCAGTCGCCAGTCGCATCTTTGAGTTCATCGACAACGCCGAAGACGAACTCGTCTACATGACCGTCGATTCATTACTCACTGACAAGCACATAGACCAGCTCCGTGCCGCAGAAGCCCGAGGCGTTGACATCTATCTCGCTGGCATCTCAGAACCCGTCCAAGCCCGTCTCCAAGACGAGATTCCCACAGCGGAACTCTTCGAGACGCTGTGGGCGTGGGCCGAGATGGGTGCGGGAAGCCTCCTCTTTACGGATAAACAAACCGCACTCGTGAGTGTCCTCGTCGATGGCGATTCCACGGCCGAACCCGACGAAACGGCGATTTGGGGAACGGGTGCGCGAAACAGCCTCGTCGTGGTCCTGCGCGCCATCTTCACGTGGCGACTTGGAGACGAGCTGCGCCCCTCCGGTGAGGGATAA
- a CDS encoding VOC family protein, which yields MHNEIPVTDDLPDSPIHTTGTDHMTIWGSNEEDTVAFYRDLLGMPLVLRQPNLDDPSQTHLFFDTGDGRIITFFVSDDRESNPYGQRGAVGSVHHLCFRIAPDRFEEMIDAIEDDGRNYNIFDRGIFFSLYTHDNNGLVIELSTDKYDIPDDRRGEVLAKTQALREADGSDFAEDRHMKAALEELGLDATAHELPDAPTGTGV from the coding sequence ATGCACAACGAGATACCCGTCACTGACGACCTGCCCGACAGCCCGATTCACACCACCGGCACCGACCACATGACCATCTGGGGGAGCAACGAGGAAGACACGGTTGCGTTCTACCGTGACCTGCTCGGCATGCCGCTCGTGCTCCGCCAGCCGAATCTGGACGACCCCTCCCAGACGCACCTGTTTTTCGACACCGGCGACGGCCGCATCATCACGTTCTTCGTGAGCGACGACCGCGAGTCGAACCCCTACGGCCAGCGCGGGGCGGTTGGCTCCGTCCACCACCTCTGTTTCCGCATCGCGCCCGACCGCTTCGAAGAGATGATAGACGCCATCGAGGATGACGGCCGGAACTACAACATCTTCGACCGTGGCATCTTCTTCTCGCTCTACACCCACGACAACAACGGCCTCGTCATCGAACTCTCGACCGACAAGTACGACATCCCCGACGACCGCCGCGGTGAGGTGCTGGCGAAGACGCAAGCGCTTCGAGAAGCCGACGGCTCTGACTTTGCCGAAGACCGGCACATGAAAGCCGCGCTTGAGGAGTTGGGGCTGGACGCGACGGCGCACGAGTTGCCCGACGCGCCGACTGGGACTGGGGTGTAG